Proteins from a single region of Lampris incognitus isolate fLamInc1 chromosome 16, fLamInc1.hap2, whole genome shotgun sequence:
- the LOC130126700 gene encoding uncharacterized protein LOC130126700 — protein MAKRKTREFFVWTDDEVELLLKITHEYKAVKAAENMNWESCQSKYSDIFEQYRERYPLPEEAMEMGKEYPHKKYEITKGQLTTKLKAIRIRYRQAVDSGRKRGHGRVVLLYFDLCESIWGESPATDLIPQSIETGDMAVEALELIATSPDTGSSSMLGGDGVAEGAVSAEMVVNRRQSLNTTLNGYRREKLKRKLSMDSIAQEDLDIKRRLLQRLQATDDKFVQTMGRWSSTMERLNSNIELLVQHIMGSGRCVDNCGCSCKHNMVSKDLSEEYENLEKTPEKTLEDSKPPRIKEEPMRDIFPVSEEPEVDLASGDQALPTGVLEAHGEKLPADLETDNSPHASGGGRANSSSLWPQVKIETKEEEEGQGASSHHHHDHGILEDGVIEEGGPMSTMSESGGTVVQSPGDAVSDSSDTSHSPDSQIGTSPVFNQRPKKRVKTM, from the exons ATGGCGAAAAGGAAGACCAGGGAATTCTTTGTTTGGACCGACGACGAGGTGGAACTGTTACTGAAAATAACACATGAATATAAGGCGGTCAAGGCGGCGGAAAACATGAATTGGGAGTCGTGTCAAAGCAAATACAGCGACATATTTGAGCAGTACCGGGAGCGTTATCCGTTGCCGGAGGAAGCCATGGAAATGGGAAAGGAGTACCCACACAAGAAGTATGAAATCACAAAAG GTCAATTGACGACCAAACTCAAGGCCATACGGATCAGATACAGGCAAGCAGTCGATTCGGGTAGAAAAAGGGGTCATGGGCGAGTAGTCTTGCTCTATTTTGACCTCTGTGAGTCCATTTGGGGAGAATCTCCTGCTACTGATCTGATACCCCAGAGTATCGAGACCGGTGACATGGCGGTGGAGGCCTTGGAATTGATCGCCACCTCACCTGATACTGGGTCATCGTCCATGTTGGGTGGGGATGGAGTTGCAGAGGGTGCTGTGTCTGCAGAGATGGTGGTGAATCGACGACAGAGCCTCAACACTACTCTGAATGGCTACAGGAGAGAGAAACTCAAGAGAAAACTCTCCATGGATTCCATTGCACAGGAGGATCTGGACATTAAGAGGCGGCTCCTTCAGCGATTACAGGCGACTGATGACAAGTTTGTGCAGACAATGGGCCGGTGGTCATCTACGATGGAACGTCTGAACTCTAATATCGAGCTGCTGGTGCAGCATATTATGGGTTCAGGTCGTTGTGTTGACAATTGTGGTTGCAGTTGTAAACACAATATG GTTAGTAAGGATCTATCAGAGGAATATGAGAACCTGGAGAAGACTCCGGAGAAGACTCTGGAGGACTCCAAGCCTCCCAGGATCAAGGAGGAACCCATGAGAGACATCTTCCCAGTCAGCGAGGAGCCCGAGGTGGACCTGGCCTCTGGGGACCAGGCCCTGCCCACGGGGGTATTGGAGGCCCACGGAGAGAAGCTTCCTGCAGACCTGGAGACTGACAACTCTCCGCATGCGTCAG GTGGTGGCAGGGCCAACAGTTCCTCTCTGTGGCCACAGGTAAAAATTGAGAccaaagaagaggaggagggccAGGGAGCCAGCTCCCACCATCACCACGACCATGGCATCCTGGAGGATGGTGTGATCGAGGAGGGGGGGCCTATGTCAACTATGAGCGAGTCTGGAGGAACTGTGGTGCAGTCACCCGGAGATGCAGTGTCAGATAGCAGCGACACCTCACACTCACCTGACTCTCAGATTGGCACCTCGCCAGTCTTTAACCAAAGACCAAAGAAGCGGGTGAAGACAATGTGA
- the LOC130126821 gene encoding uncharacterized protein LOC130126821 — MRKSKVRGFFAWTDDEVELLLKVTHEYKAVKAAENMDWESCQSKYSDIFEWYGERYPSPEEAMAMGKEYPHKKYELTKGQLTSKVKAIRMRYRQAVNLGRKRSRGRVVLLYFDLCESIWGGSPATHAISEGIETSDVVVESIASTPNTGLSSVLGGDRFAKDAMSAEIVANRRQRLDATLSGYRKEKLKRKQSTDSVAQEDLDIKRQLLQQFEETNHEFVQIMCQWSSTMDRLTSNVELLVQHFVGTSGCVNNCGCSCKHNMVSKDLSEKYKRLVNPEEALEDSKPPRIKEEPLRDISLPVSEEPGVDLASGDQALPVGALGAHREKPPAGLEAANSLHA; from the exons ATGAGGAAAAGTAAGGTCAGAGGTTTCTTTGCTTGGACCGACGACGAGGTGGAACTGTTGCTGAAAGTAACACATGAATATAAGGCGGTCAAGGCGGCGGAAAACATGGATTGGGAGTCGTGTCAAAGCAAATACAGCGACATATTTGAGTGGTACGGGGAGCGTTATCCGTCGCCGGAGGAAGCGATGGCAATGGGAAAGGAGTACCCACACAAGAAGTATGAACTCACGAAAG gtCAATTGACTAGCAAAGTCAAGGCCATACGGATGAGATACAGGCAAGCGGTCAATTTGGGTAGAAAAAGGAGCCGTGGGCGAGTAGTCTTACTCTATTTTGACCTCTGTGAGTCCATTTGGGGAGGATCTCCAGCTACTCATGCAATATCAGAGGGTATCGAGACCAGCGACGTGGTGGTGGAATCGATCGCCAGCACACCTAACACTGGGTTGTCATCTGTGCTGGGTGGGGACAGATTTGCAAAGGATGCCATGTCGGCAGAGATTGTGGCGAATCGACGCCAGAGACTTGATGCTACCCTGAGTGGCTACAGGAAAGAAAAACTCAAGAGAAAACAATCCACAGATTCCGTTGCACAGGAGGATCTGGACATTAAGAGGCAGCTCCTCCAACAATTTGAGGAGACCAACCACGAGTTCGTGCAGATTATGTGCCAGTGGTCATCAACAATGGACCGTCTGACCTCTAATGTCGAGCTGCTGGTGCAGCATTTTGTGGGTACAAGTGGTTGTGTTAACAATTGTGGTTGCAGTTGTAAACACAATATG GTTAGTAAAGATCTGTCAGAAAAATACAAGAGGCTGGTGAACCCAGAGGAGGCTCTGGAGGACTCCAAGCCTCCCAGGATCAAGGAGGAACCCTTGAGAGACATCTCCTTGCCAGTCAGTGAGGAGCCCGGGGTGGACCTGGCCTCTGGGGACCAGGCCCTGCCTGTGGGGGCACTGGGGGCCCATAGAGAGAAGCCTCCTGCAGGCCTCGAGGCTGCCAACTCTCTGCATGCCTGA
- the LOC130126551 gene encoding STAGA complex 65 subunit gamma-like has product MMRYWGEIPGPAGVPPSRSSFDLLQREFRSVEMQDPPLHQPSAQRPRPTTMLDIPSEPCSLTIHTVQLCQHARRLRGLLAVAQAQAQGQGSAPTEGGNRQEEADANVPLRPPTPPAMPDDLLPLDSKAPCQPFQLRHSDPESDFYKGKGEPVTELSWPSCRQLLYQSVATILAHAGFESAQESVLETLTDLVHEHYMRVSRLLRVAVDREARLGASPFPDVVEQVFHEVGIGSMLALQRFWQVRIKDYHSYMLQVSKDLSEEYERLVNPEKALEDSKPPRIKEEPMSDISFPVSEEPEADLASGDQALPMGVLGAHGEKLSAGLEAENSPHASGGGGANSSPLWPQVKIEPQEGEEGQGASSQHHHHGVLGGDVFEEGGPMSTMSESGGTMAPSPGDAASDGSYASHSPDSLMGTSPVFNQRPKKRMKKM; this is encoded by the exons ATGATGCGCTATTGGGGAGAGATCCCTGGACCAGCGGGGGTGCCTCCCAGCCGCAGCTCCTTTGACCTGCTCCAGCGTGAGTTCCGCTCGGTGGAGATGCAGGACCCGCCCTTACACCAGCCCTCAGCTCAGCGTCCACGACCCACCACAATGCTCGATATCCCCTCCGAGCCCTGCAGCCTCACCATCCACACAGTGCAGCTGTGCCAGCATGCCCGCCGCCTTCGTGGCCTTTTGGCGGTGGCTCAGGCCCAAGCTCAGGGTCAGGGCTCGGCACCCACTGAGGGTGGTAACAGGCAGGAGGAGGCTGATGCAAATGTTCCCCTACGCCCACCCACACCACCTGCCATGCCAGATGACTTGCTGCCCCTGGACAGCAAAGCCCCATGCCAACCTTTTCAGCTTCGCCACAGTGACCCTGAAAGCGACTTTTACAA GGGTAAAGGCGAGCCCGTCACCGAGCTCAGCTGGCCCTCCTGCAGGCAGCTCCTCTACCAGTCGGTGGCCACCATCCTGGCCCACGCTGGCTTCGAGTCGGCACAAGAGAGTGTGCTGGAGACCCTGACTGACCTGGTCCACGAACACTACATGCGTGTCAGTCGCCTGCTCCGTGTGGCAGTAGACCGGGAGGCCCGGCTGGGGGCCAGCCCCTTCCCGGACGTGGTGGAGCAGGTTTTCCACGAGGTGGGCATCGGCAGCATGCTGGCCCTGCAGCGCTTTTGGCAGGTGCGCATcaaggactaccacagctacatgcTGCAG GTTAGTAAGGATCTGTCAGAGGAATACGAGAGGCTGGTGAACCCGGAGAAGGCTCTGGAGGACTCCAAGCCTCCCAGGATCAAGGAGGAACCCATGAGTGACATCTCCTTCCCAGTCAGTGAGGAGCCCGAGGCGGACCTGGCCTCTGGGGACCAGGCCCTGCCCATGGGGGTACTGGGGGCCCACGGAGAGAAGCTTTCTGCAGGCCTGGAGGCTGAGAACTCTCCGCATGCCTCAG GTGGTGGCGGGGCCAACAGTTCCCCTCTGTGGCCACAAGTAAAAATTGAGCCCCAAGAAGGGGAGGAGGGCCAGGGAGCCAGCTCCCAACATCACCACCATGGTGTCCTGGGGGGTGACGTGTTCGAGGAGGGGGGACCCATGTCAACTATGAGCGAGTCTGGAGGAACCATGGCGCCGTCCCCCGGAGATGCAGCGTCAGATGGCAGCTATGCCTCACACTCACCTGACTCTCTGATGGGCACCTCGCCAGTCTTCAACCAAAGACCAAAGAAGCGGATGAAGAAAATGTGA